A single window of Bos javanicus breed banteng chromosome 19, ARS-OSU_banteng_1.0, whole genome shotgun sequence DNA harbors:
- the ARHGDIA gene encoding rho GDP-dissociation inhibitor 1 isoform X2: MAEQEPTAEQLAQIAAENEEDEHSVNYKPPAQKSIQEIQELDKDDESLRKYKEALLGRVAVSADPNVPNVVVTRLTLVCSTAPGPLELDLTGDLESFKKQSFVLKEGVEYRIKISFRVNREIVSGMKYIQHTYRKGVKNDDRTDHLSWEWNLTIKKEWKD; encoded by the exons ATGGCTGAGCAGGAGCCCACAGCTGAGCAGTTGGCACAGATTGCGGCAGAGAACGAGGAGGACGAGCACTCAGTCAACTATAAGCCCCCGGCCCAGAAGAGCATTCAGGAGATCCAGGAGCTGGACAAGGACGACGAGAGTCTGCGCAAGTACAAGGAGGCCCTTCTGGGCCGTGTGGCTGTGTCTGCTG ACCCCAATGTCCCCAATGTTGTGGTGACCCGACTAACCCTGGTGTGTAGTACTGCCCCGGGCCCCCTGGAGCTGGACCTGACAG GTGATCTGGAGAGCTTCAAGAAGCAGTCCTTTGTGCTGAAGGAGGGTGTGGAATATCGGATAAAAATCTCCTTCCGG GTGAACCGAGAGATTGTGTCTGGCATGAAGTACATCCAGCACACGTACAGGAAAGGCGTGAAGA ACGACGACAGGACCGACCACCTGTCCTGGGAGTGGAATCTCACCATCAAGAAGGAGTGGAAGGACTGA
- the ARHGDIA gene encoding rho GDP-dissociation inhibitor 1 isoform X1, with amino-acid sequence MAEQEPTAEQLAQIAAENEEDEHSVNYKPPAQKSIQEIQELDKDDESLRKYKEALLGRVAVSADPNVPNVVVTRLTLVCSTAPGPLELDLTGDLESFKKQSFVLKEGVEYRIKISFRVNREIVSGMKYIQHTYRKGVKIDKTDYMVGSYGPRAEEYEFLTPMEEAPKGMLARGSYNIKSRFTDDDRTDHLSWEWNLTIKKEWKD; translated from the exons ATGGCTGAGCAGGAGCCCACAGCTGAGCAGTTGGCACAGATTGCGGCAGAGAACGAGGAGGACGAGCACTCAGTCAACTATAAGCCCCCGGCCCAGAAGAGCATTCAGGAGATCCAGGAGCTGGACAAGGACGACGAGAGTCTGCGCAAGTACAAGGAGGCCCTTCTGGGCCGTGTGGCTGTGTCTGCTG ACCCCAATGTCCCCAATGTTGTGGTGACCCGACTAACCCTGGTGTGTAGTACTGCCCCGGGCCCCCTGGAGCTGGACCTGACAG GTGATCTGGAGAGCTTCAAGAAGCAGTCCTTTGTGCTGAAGGAGGGTGTGGAATATCGGATAAAAATCTCCTTCCGG GTGAACCGAGAGATTGTGTCTGGCATGAAGTACATCCAGCACACGTACAGGAAAGGCGTGAAGA TTGACAAGACCGACTACATGGTGGGGAGCTATGGGCCCCGGGCGGAGGAGTATGAGTTCCTGACCCCCATGGAGGAGGCGCCCAAGGGCATGCTGGCTCGAGGCAGCTACAACATCAAGTCCCGCTTCACAGACGACGACAGGACCGACCACCTGTCCTGGGAGTGGAATCTCACCATCAAGAAGGAGTGGAAGGACTGA